In Synechococcus sp. CB0101, a genomic segment contains:
- a CDS encoding AI-2E family transporter, producing MALPLDALIRLLLLAALGAACVLILQPFAEILVWASLLAVILKPLHVWLQRRLRLGRWWAAGLIVVVGLLVLLGPVGALAAALLSNVSELVHLVRHGQQSLPQPPTLLVEIPLVGPAIRPLWHGVIGDLHDLLRTHSETLTSLGTRLLETTLAKGLGFLKFVVSLLVAALMLVHSEALLLRLRRLLDRLVPEHSETVQLITATTVRNVSRGVVGVAFLQSLLIGLGLVAADVPWSGLLTVVALILCLLQIGPLPVVIVALAMAWNHLPPLLALLLSLWLVAATLLEHLLKPLLMARGLPVPMLVILAGVLGGTLKGGLAGLFLGPVLLSLGYHFVRLWVGTDSQPAS from the coding sequence ATGGCCCTTCCCCTCGATGCCCTGATCCGGCTGCTGCTGCTGGCCGCTTTAGGCGCTGCATGCGTGCTGATCCTGCAGCCATTTGCCGAGATCCTGGTGTGGGCCAGCCTGCTGGCGGTGATTTTGAAGCCGCTGCATGTGTGGTTGCAGCGTCGCTTACGGCTGGGGCGCTGGTGGGCAGCAGGCCTGATCGTGGTGGTGGGGCTGCTGGTGCTGCTCGGCCCGGTGGGGGCCCTGGCAGCCGCCCTCCTCAGCAATGTGAGCGAGCTAGTGCATCTGGTGCGCCATGGCCAACAGTCTCTCCCGCAACCACCAACGCTGCTGGTGGAGATTCCCCTGGTGGGCCCAGCCATCCGGCCGCTCTGGCACGGCGTGATCGGCGACCTGCACGACCTGCTGCGCACCCACTCGGAGACCCTCACGAGCCTGGGCACCCGCCTTCTGGAAACCACCCTGGCCAAAGGGCTTGGCTTCCTCAAATTCGTGGTGAGCCTGCTGGTGGCCGCCTTGATGCTGGTGCACTCCGAAGCGCTGCTACTGAGGCTGCGGAGGCTGCTGGATCGCCTGGTACCGGAGCACAGCGAAACGGTGCAACTGATCACGGCCACCACCGTGCGCAACGTGTCGCGCGGGGTGGTGGGGGTGGCCTTCCTGCAATCCCTGCTGATCGGCCTGGGGCTGGTGGCCGCGGATGTGCCCTGGTCGGGCCTGCTCACGGTGGTGGCCCTGATCCTCTGCCTCCTGCAGATCGGCCCCCTACCGGTGGTGATCGTGGCGCTGGCGATGGCCTGGAATCATCTGCCGCCGCTGCTGGCCCTACTGCTCAGCCTCTGGCTTGTGGCGGCCACCCTGCTGGAGCACCTGCTCAAACCCCTGCTGATGGCCCGTGGCTTGCCAGTGCCGATGCTTGTGATCCTGGCGGGGGTGCTCGGAGGCACCCTCAAAGGCGGTCTGGCTGGGCTGTTTTTAGGGCCAGTGCTGTTGTCACTGGGCTATCACTTTGTGCGCCTGTGGGTGGGCACCGACAGCCAACCCGCTTCTTGA
- the grrM gene encoding cyclophane-forming radical SAM/SPASM peptide maturase GrrM/OscB — protein MIASSEVSQLVAAPQAAGAELDLSRFGPIGLVVVQSTSLCNLDCDYCYLPDRQKRRVFDLELLPLLLQRILESPFCGPQVSLVWHAGEPLTLPCSYYDEATAIIERCVQEFADGQVVVEQHVQTNGTLINDAWCDCFQRNRIVVGVSVDGPAAIHDAHRRFRNGNPSHHLTMRGIEALQRHGIPCHVIAVVTAAAMEQPEAMYRFFRDNNIEAVGFNVEEQEGVHTSSSMQGQEQEERYRQFLTRFWELSEADGHPLMLREFQQVIDLIQRNRRLNQNELNRPYSILSVDWQGNFSTFDPELLSVSSERYGSFNLGNIRDTSLLEAAHSPRFQQLWGDVSSGMARCQSGCDYYGLCGGGMGSNKFWEHGTLDCSETSACRFRTQIPVQVLLDRFEAGPPSSH, from the coding sequence GTGATCGCCAGTTCAGAGGTGAGCCAGTTGGTGGCAGCTCCCCAGGCCGCTGGAGCAGAGCTAGATCTGAGCCGCTTCGGCCCCATCGGCCTGGTGGTGGTGCAATCCACCTCCCTCTGCAACCTCGACTGCGACTACTGCTACCTGCCCGACCGCCAAAAGCGCCGGGTCTTTGACCTAGAGCTTCTGCCGCTACTGCTGCAGCGCATCCTCGAGAGTCCTTTCTGCGGACCTCAGGTTTCGTTGGTGTGGCATGCCGGCGAGCCGCTCACCCTGCCCTGCAGTTACTACGACGAAGCCACGGCGATCATTGAGCGCTGTGTGCAGGAGTTCGCCGATGGCCAGGTCGTCGTTGAACAGCATGTGCAGACCAACGGCACGCTGATCAACGATGCCTGGTGCGACTGCTTCCAGCGCAACCGCATCGTGGTGGGGGTGAGTGTGGATGGCCCAGCCGCCATTCATGACGCCCATCGCCGCTTTCGCAACGGCAACCCCTCCCATCACCTCACGATGCGGGGCATCGAGGCCTTGCAGCGCCATGGCATTCCCTGCCATGTCATCGCGGTGGTCACCGCCGCTGCCATGGAGCAACCGGAGGCGATGTATCGCTTTTTCCGCGACAACAACATCGAGGCGGTGGGGTTCAACGTGGAGGAGCAGGAGGGTGTGCACACCAGCTCTTCCATGCAGGGCCAAGAGCAGGAGGAGCGCTACCGGCAGTTCCTGACCCGCTTCTGGGAGCTGAGTGAAGCCGATGGGCATCCCTTGATGCTGCGGGAGTTTCAGCAGGTGATCGATCTGATCCAGCGCAACCGCCGCCTCAATCAGAACGAACTCAATCGGCCCTACTCCATCCTCAGCGTGGATTGGCAGGGCAATTTCTCCACCTTTGATCCCGAGCTGCTCTCGGTGAGCAGTGAGCGCTACGGTAGCTTCAACCTGGGCAACATCCGCGACACCAGCCTCCTAGAGGCAGCCCACAGCCCCCGTTTCCAGCAGCTGTGGGGAGACGTGAGCTCCGGGATGGCGCGCTGCCAGAGCGGATGCGACTACTACGGACTCTGCGGCGGCGGCATGGGCAGCAACAAGTTCTGGGAACACGGCACTCTCGATTGCAGCGAAACCAGCGCCTGCCGCTTCCGAACCCAGATCCCGGTTCAGGTGTTGCTGGATCGCTTCGAAGCCGGCCCACCCAGCAGCCACTGA
- the grrA gene encoding GrrA/OscA1 family cyclophane-containing rSAM-modified RiPP — translation MAPRSLLQLLTLTAAAAVFTDTAQAAVYQAPDLSNPLESRIQALRDGAWQPHLNAAAGDQLIARYWGNGGGHNWGNGGRGGGGWGNGGRYYGGGVNVNLGWPNGGWGNGGWGNVLPSSFINW, via the coding sequence ATGGCACCTCGTTCCCTTCTGCAGCTGCTCACCCTCACCGCCGCGGCGGCCGTGTTCACGGACACGGCTCAGGCCGCTGTGTATCAGGCCCCTGACCTGAGCAATCCCCTCGAGAGCCGCATCCAGGCCCTGCGCGATGGCGCTTGGCAACCCCACCTGAACGCAGCTGCCGGCGACCAACTGATCGCCCGCTACTGGGGTAACGGTGGTGGCCACAACTGGGGCAACGGCGGCCGTGGTGGTGGCGGTTGGGGCAATGGTGGCCGCTACTACGGCGGCGGCGTGAACGTGAACCTGGGCTGGCCCAATGGCGGCTGGGGCAATGGTGGCTGGGGCAACGTGCTGCCTAGCAGCTTTATCAACTGGTGA